One Equus quagga isolate Etosha38 chromosome 5, UCLA_HA_Equagga_1.0, whole genome shotgun sequence genomic window carries:
- the SFPQ gene encoding splicing factor, proline- and glutamine-rich isoform X1, giving the protein MSRDRFRSRGGGGGGFHRRGGGGGRGGLHDFRSPPPGMGLNQNRGPMGPGPGQGGPKPPIPPPPPHQQQQQPPPQQPPPQQPPPLQPPPHQQPHQPPHQPPHQQPPPPPDSSKPVVPQGPGPAPGVGSAPPASGAAPPATPPTSGAPPGPGPTPTPPPAVTSAPPGAPPPAPPSSGVPTTPPQAGGPPPPPAGGPVPGPKQGPGPGGPKGGKMPGGPKPGGGPGLSTPGGHPKPPHRGGGEPRGGRQHHPPYHQQHHQGPPPGGPGGRSEEKISDSEGFKANLSLLRRPGEKTYTQRCRLFVGNLPADITEDEFKRLFAKYGEPGEVFINKGKGFGFIKLESRALAEIAKAELDDTPMRGRQLRVRFATHAAALSVRNLSPYVSNELLEEAFSQFGPIERAVVIVDDRGRSTGKGIVEFASKPAARKAFERCSEGVFLLTTTPRPVIVEPLEQLDDEDGLPEKLAQKNPMYQKERETPPRFAQHGTFEYEYSQRWKSLDEMEKQQREQVEKNMKDAKDKLESEMEDAYHEHQANLLRQDLMRRQEELRRMEELHNQEMQKRKEMQLRQEEERRRREEEMMIRQREMEEQMRRQREESYSRMGYMDPRERDMRMGGGGAMNMGDPYGSGGQKFPPLGGGGGIGYEANPGVPPATMSGSMMGSDMRTERFGQGGAGPVGGQGPRGMGPGTPAGYGRGREEYEGPNKKPRF; this is encoded by the exons ATGTCTCGGGATCGGTTCCGGAGTCGCGGCGGTGGTGGCGGCGGCTTCCACCGgcgaggaggcggcggcggccgcggcggcctCCACGACTTCCGCTCCCCGCCGCCCGGCATGGGCCTCAATCAGAACCGCGGACCCATGGGTCCCGGGCCGGGCCAGGGTGGCCCCAAGCCCCCGATCCCGCCACCGCCTCCGcaccaacagcagcagcagccgccgccTCAGCAGCCGCCCCCACAGCAGCCGCCGCCGCTTCAGCCGCCGCCTCACCAGCAACCGCATCAGCCGCCGCATCAGCCGCCGCATcagcagccgccgccgcccccggaCTCGTCCAAGCCTGTCGTTCCTCAGGGACCCGGCCCGGCTCCCGGGGTCGGCAGCGCTCCGCCGGCCTCCGGCGCGGCGCCGCCCGCCACTCCCCCGACCTCGGGGGCCCCCCCGGGACCGGGCCCCACGCCGACCCCGCCGCCCGCTGTCACCTCGGCGCCCCCTGGCGCGCCCCCGCCCGCGCCGCCAAGCAGCGGGGTCCCCACCACCCCCCCTCAGGCCGGGGgcccgccgccgcctcccgcaGGGGGCCCAGTCCCAGGGCCTAAGCAGGGCCCCGGCCCCGGTGGCCCGAAAGGCGGCAAAATGCCAGGCGGGCCGAAGCCCGGCGGGGGTCCGGGCCTAAGCACTCCTGGCGGCCACCCCAAGCCGCCGCACCGGGGCGGCGGGGAGCCCCGCGGGGGCCGGCAGCACCACCCGCCCTACCACCAGCAGCACCACCAAGGGCCCCCGCCCGGCGGGCCCGGCGGCCGCAGCGAGGAGAAGATCTCCGACTCGGAG GGGTTTAAAGCCAACTTGTCTCTCTTGAGGAGGCCTGGAGAGAAAACATACACTCAGCGCTGTCGGTTGTTTGTTGGGAATCTACCTGCTGATATCACGGAGGACGAATTCAAAAGACTATTTGCTAAATATGGAGAACCAGGAGAAGTTTTTATCAACAAAGGCAAAGGATTCGGATTTATTAAGCTT GAGTCTAGAGCATTGGCTGAAATTGCCAAAGCTGAACTTGACGATACCCCCATGAGAGGTAGACAGCTTCGGGTTCGCTTTGCCACACATGCCGCTGCCCTTTCTGTTCGAAATCTTTCACCTTACGTTTCCAATGAACTGTTGGAAGAAGCCTTTAGCCAGTTTGGTCCTATTGAAAGGGCTGTAGTAATTGTGGATGATCGTGGAAGGTCTACAGGGAAAGGCATTGTTGAATTTGCTTCTAAACCAGCAgcaagaaaagcatttgaaaggTGCAGTGAAGGCGTTTTCCTACTGACAAC AACTCCTCGTCCAGTCATTGTGGAACCACTCGAACAATTAGATGATGAAGATGGTCTTCCTGAAAAACTTGCACAGAAGAATCCAATGTATCAAAA agagagagaaactcctCCTCGTTTTGCCCAGCATGGCACATTTGAGTACGAATATTCTCAGCGCTGGAAGTCCCtggatgaaatggaaaaacagcAAAGGGAACAAGttgaaaaaaacatgaaagatgCAAAAGACAAACTGGAAAGTGAAATGGAAGATGCCTATCATGAGCATCAGGCAAATCTTTTGcgtcaag ATCTGATGAGACGCCAGGAAGAATTAAGACGCATGGAAGAACTTCACAATCAAGAAATGCAGAAACGTAAAGAAATGCAATTGAG GCAAGAGGAGGAACGACgtagaagggaagaagagatgaTGATTCGTCAGCGTGAGATGGAAGAACAAATGAGACGCCAAAGAGAGGAAAGTTATAGCCGGATGGGCTACATGGATCCA agagagagagacatgagaATGGGTGGTGGAGGAGCAATGAACATGGGAG ATCCCTATGGTTCAGGAGGCCAGAAATTTCCACCTctaggtggtggtggtggcataGGTTATGAAGCTAATCCTGGAGTTCCACCAGCAACCATGAGTGGTTCCATGATGGGAAGTGACATG CGTACTGAGCGCTTTGGGCAGGGAGGTGCGGGACCTGTGGGTGGACAGGGTCCTAGAGGAATGGGGCCTGGAACTCCAGCAGGATATGGTAGAGGGAGAGAAGAGTATGAAGGCCCAAACAAAAAACCCCGATTTTAG
- the SFPQ gene encoding splicing factor, proline- and glutamine-rich isoform X2: protein MSRDRFRSRGGGGGGFHRRGGGGGRGGLHDFRSPPPGMGLNQNRGPMGPGPGQGGPKPPIPPPPPHQQQQQPPPQQPPPQQPPPLQPPPHQQPHQPPHQPPHQQPPPPPDSSKPVVPQGPGPAPGVGSAPPASGAAPPATPPTSGAPPGPGPTPTPPPAVTSAPPGAPPPAPPSSGVPTTPPQAGGPPPPPAGGPVPGPKQGPGPGGPKGGKMPGGPKPGGGPGLSTPGGHPKPPHRGGGEPRGGRQHHPPYHQQHHQGPPPGGPGGRSEEKISDSEGFKANLSLLRRPGEKTYTQRCRLFVGNLPADITEDEFKRLFAKYGEPGEVFINKGKGFGFIKLESRALAEIAKAELDDTPMRGRQLRVRFATHAAALSVRNLSPYVSNELLEEAFSQFGPIERAVVIVDDRGRSTGKGIVEFASKPAARKAFERCSEGVFLLTTTPRPVIVEPLEQLDDEDGLPEKLAQKNPMYQKERETPPRFAQHGTFEYEYSQRWKSLDEMEKQQREQVEKNMKDAKDKLESEMEDAYHEHQANLLRQDLMRRQEELRRMEELHNQEMQKRKEMQLRQEEERRRREEEMMIRQREMEEQMRRQREESYSRMGYMDPRERDMRMGGGGAMNMGDPYGSGGQKFPPLGGGGGIGYEANPGVPPATMSGSMMGSDMVRMIDVG, encoded by the exons ATGTCTCGGGATCGGTTCCGGAGTCGCGGCGGTGGTGGCGGCGGCTTCCACCGgcgaggaggcggcggcggccgcggcggcctCCACGACTTCCGCTCCCCGCCGCCCGGCATGGGCCTCAATCAGAACCGCGGACCCATGGGTCCCGGGCCGGGCCAGGGTGGCCCCAAGCCCCCGATCCCGCCACCGCCTCCGcaccaacagcagcagcagccgccgccTCAGCAGCCGCCCCCACAGCAGCCGCCGCCGCTTCAGCCGCCGCCTCACCAGCAACCGCATCAGCCGCCGCATCAGCCGCCGCATcagcagccgccgccgcccccggaCTCGTCCAAGCCTGTCGTTCCTCAGGGACCCGGCCCGGCTCCCGGGGTCGGCAGCGCTCCGCCGGCCTCCGGCGCGGCGCCGCCCGCCACTCCCCCGACCTCGGGGGCCCCCCCGGGACCGGGCCCCACGCCGACCCCGCCGCCCGCTGTCACCTCGGCGCCCCCTGGCGCGCCCCCGCCCGCGCCGCCAAGCAGCGGGGTCCCCACCACCCCCCCTCAGGCCGGGGgcccgccgccgcctcccgcaGGGGGCCCAGTCCCAGGGCCTAAGCAGGGCCCCGGCCCCGGTGGCCCGAAAGGCGGCAAAATGCCAGGCGGGCCGAAGCCCGGCGGGGGTCCGGGCCTAAGCACTCCTGGCGGCCACCCCAAGCCGCCGCACCGGGGCGGCGGGGAGCCCCGCGGGGGCCGGCAGCACCACCCGCCCTACCACCAGCAGCACCACCAAGGGCCCCCGCCCGGCGGGCCCGGCGGCCGCAGCGAGGAGAAGATCTCCGACTCGGAG GGGTTTAAAGCCAACTTGTCTCTCTTGAGGAGGCCTGGAGAGAAAACATACACTCAGCGCTGTCGGTTGTTTGTTGGGAATCTACCTGCTGATATCACGGAGGACGAATTCAAAAGACTATTTGCTAAATATGGAGAACCAGGAGAAGTTTTTATCAACAAAGGCAAAGGATTCGGATTTATTAAGCTT GAGTCTAGAGCATTGGCTGAAATTGCCAAAGCTGAACTTGACGATACCCCCATGAGAGGTAGACAGCTTCGGGTTCGCTTTGCCACACATGCCGCTGCCCTTTCTGTTCGAAATCTTTCACCTTACGTTTCCAATGAACTGTTGGAAGAAGCCTTTAGCCAGTTTGGTCCTATTGAAAGGGCTGTAGTAATTGTGGATGATCGTGGAAGGTCTACAGGGAAAGGCATTGTTGAATTTGCTTCTAAACCAGCAgcaagaaaagcatttgaaaggTGCAGTGAAGGCGTTTTCCTACTGACAAC AACTCCTCGTCCAGTCATTGTGGAACCACTCGAACAATTAGATGATGAAGATGGTCTTCCTGAAAAACTTGCACAGAAGAATCCAATGTATCAAAA agagagagaaactcctCCTCGTTTTGCCCAGCATGGCACATTTGAGTACGAATATTCTCAGCGCTGGAAGTCCCtggatgaaatggaaaaacagcAAAGGGAACAAGttgaaaaaaacatgaaagatgCAAAAGACAAACTGGAAAGTGAAATGGAAGATGCCTATCATGAGCATCAGGCAAATCTTTTGcgtcaag ATCTGATGAGACGCCAGGAAGAATTAAGACGCATGGAAGAACTTCACAATCAAGAAATGCAGAAACGTAAAGAAATGCAATTGAG GCAAGAGGAGGAACGACgtagaagggaagaagagatgaTGATTCGTCAGCGTGAGATGGAAGAACAAATGAGACGCCAAAGAGAGGAAAGTTATAGCCGGATGGGCTACATGGATCCA agagagagagacatgagaATGGGTGGTGGAGGAGCAATGAACATGGGAG ATCCCTATGGTTCAGGAGGCCAGAAATTTCCACCTctaggtggtggtggtggcataGGTTATGAAGCTAATCCTGGAGTTCCACCAGCAACCATGAGTGGTTCCATGATGGGAAGTGACATG